In Caproiciproducens sp. NJN-50, the following are encoded in one genomic region:
- a CDS encoding phage/plasmid primase, P4 family encodes MSEYSLRGVNIPPEEFLRPFFDPKEKVCLRVFSDKPDSAFSGQKLETVLEDFTDLADTLKAHNGQGRGIYFVINYGGHEDSDITRINAQFMECDNIPLEEQLEKIRAFPLEPSLIVKTRKSLHCYWLMKNAKVDRFRPIQKRLIAYFGADPACVNESRVFRLPGYFHCKEEPVLVECVKFNPELRYTQRQLEAVLPEIPDESPVPSTPSPVRERGTQKGLVLVGRRCAFIQHCKRNAKTLPEPDWYAMISNLAVFEGGEAVIHKLSKPYPNYDFKVTQAKIDHFYKSGTKPMTCRKIAEHGFVCPKMENASCTCKSPAGLAFRPMKLTELKKILAGLKLSHDPSTDLRTAQRFINDYLYNADAGLAEIFLKYDVRQHFGFKLDDIKPLTALYRDLYRRFSETREAQRERSGKELPDWYEQSAKGGLRFLPGILANHLAERFHAFYTAEQYYFYNGGVYTSQGDKDAKAAVRTYLIPRDATMNQINDAEGQWQLIIRKPIREINPNPYIINTQNGLYNVLDDTFRPHDPQYYSTVQIKAKYDPEAECPRFMAFLRGILEEPEIELLREIFGYFLVPITKAQKSFMLVGLANVGKSTILQVVQDILLGAENVSNIPLQHLSERFQPAELFGKLANIYADLSNKSIDDAGMFKAVTGEDYITGERKHKDPFSFKPYARFLYSCNDIPRNYGDRSEAFYRRLIIIRFSKPVPPEKRDFQLKEKLAEERDGILMWSIAGLKQLIAQNYQFGETERTLAELKQYKIENNSVLAYVEDCCTVAAGAACFRQELYDSYKDYCEDGNLKAVSQRRFNSEVSGLPGVATADEPVTRRRIFRGIKLI; translated from the coding sequence GTGAGCGAATATTCCCTGCGCGGCGTCAATATCCCGCCGGAGGAATTTCTGCGCCCGTTTTTCGACCCAAAAGAAAAAGTCTGCCTGCGCGTGTTCAGCGACAAGCCCGACAGCGCGTTTTCGGGACAGAAGCTGGAGACGGTGCTGGAGGATTTCACCGATCTTGCCGATACGCTCAAGGCACACAATGGGCAGGGGCGCGGCATCTATTTTGTCATCAACTACGGCGGGCACGAGGATTCGGATATCACCCGCATCAACGCCCAGTTCATGGAGTGCGACAATATCCCGCTGGAAGAACAGCTGGAGAAGATACGGGCTTTTCCGCTGGAGCCGTCGCTGATCGTCAAGACGCGAAAATCGCTCCACTGCTACTGGCTGATGAAGAATGCCAAAGTCGACCGCTTCCGTCCCATTCAAAAGAGGCTCATCGCATATTTCGGCGCTGACCCGGCTTGCGTGAACGAAAGCCGGGTTTTCCGTCTGCCGGGATATTTTCACTGCAAGGAAGAGCCCGTCCTCGTGGAATGCGTCAAGTTCAATCCGGAGCTGCGCTATACGCAGCGGCAGCTCGAGGCCGTTCTTCCGGAGATTCCCGATGAAAGCCCGGTTCCATCCACTCCGTCCCCCGTCAGGGAGCGCGGCACCCAGAAAGGGTTGGTGCTGGTGGGCCGGCGCTGCGCGTTTATCCAGCACTGCAAACGCAACGCCAAAACCCTGCCTGAGCCGGATTGGTACGCCATGATCTCCAACCTGGCGGTTTTCGAGGGCGGCGAGGCTGTGATCCACAAGCTGTCGAAGCCGTACCCGAACTATGATTTCAAGGTTACGCAGGCGAAGATCGACCATTTTTATAAATCCGGCACGAAACCCATGACCTGCCGGAAAATCGCGGAACACGGCTTCGTCTGTCCAAAAATGGAGAATGCTTCCTGTACCTGCAAATCGCCGGCGGGGCTGGCGTTCCGGCCCATGAAACTGACGGAACTCAAAAAAATCCTCGCCGGCCTGAAGTTGAGCCATGATCCTTCCACCGACCTGCGAACCGCCCAGCGCTTTATCAACGATTACCTGTATAACGCCGACGCGGGCCTCGCCGAAATTTTCCTCAAATACGACGTCCGCCAGCATTTCGGCTTCAAGCTGGATGACATTAAGCCCCTAACCGCGCTGTACCGCGACCTGTACCGCCGGTTCTCCGAAACGCGCGAAGCGCAGCGCGAGAGATCCGGCAAAGAGCTGCCGGACTGGTATGAGCAATCGGCGAAAGGCGGGCTGCGCTTTTTACCGGGCATTCTGGCAAACCACCTCGCCGAACGGTTCCACGCGTTTTACACCGCCGAGCAGTATTATTTTTATAACGGCGGCGTCTACACGTCCCAGGGCGACAAAGACGCGAAAGCAGCGGTGCGCACCTACTTGATTCCGCGCGACGCCACCATGAATCAGATCAACGACGCCGAAGGCCAGTGGCAGCTGATCATCCGCAAGCCCATTCGGGAGATCAACCCGAACCCGTACATCATCAACACGCAGAACGGCCTGTATAACGTGCTCGACGACACCTTCCGCCCGCACGATCCGCAGTATTACTCGACCGTGCAGATCAAGGCGAAATACGACCCGGAGGCCGAATGCCCGCGCTTCATGGCGTTTCTGCGCGGCATCCTCGAGGAACCGGAAATCGAGCTGCTGCGGGAGATCTTCGGGTATTTCCTCGTCCCAATCACGAAGGCGCAGAAGTCCTTCATGCTGGTGGGGCTGGCGAACGTGGGGAAATCCACGATTCTGCAGGTGGTGCAGGACATCCTGCTGGGCGCGGAGAACGTGTCCAACATCCCGCTGCAGCACCTATCCGAACGCTTCCAGCCGGCGGAACTGTTCGGCAAGCTGGCGAATATCTACGCCGACCTTTCCAACAAAAGCATCGACGACGCCGGCATGTTCAAGGCCGTCACCGGCGAGGACTATATCACCGGAGAGCGCAAGCACAAAGACCCGTTCAGCTTCAAGCCCTACGCCCGCTTCCTCTACTCCTGCAACGACATCCCCCGCAACTACGGCGACCGCAGCGAGGCTTTCTACCGGCGGCTGATCATCATCCGCTTCTCCAAGCCGGTGCCGCCGGAGAAGCGGGACTTTCAGCTGAAGGAAAAACTGGCGGAGGAGCGCGACGGTATCCTGATGTGGTCGATCGCGGGGCTGAAGCAGCTGATCGCGCAGAACTACCAGTTCGGCGAGACCGAGCGCACTCTCGCCGAGCTCAAGCAGTACAAGATCGAAAACAACAGCGTGCTGGCGTATGTGGAGGACTGCTGCACCGTCGCGGCGGGCGCGGCCTGCTTCCGGCAGGAGTTGTACGACAGCTATAAAGACTATTGCGAGGATGGAAACCTGAAAGCGGTCTCCCAACGGCGGTTCAACAGCGAGGTGTCCGGCTTGCCCGGCGTGGCCACTGCCGACGAGCCTGTGACCCGCCGCCGTATCTTTCGCGGTATTAAACTCATATAA
- a CDS encoding bifunctional 3'-5' exonuclease/DNA polymerase, giving the protein MEYGCILTLEDLQAYLSGASIAAFDFETAPDDAYRSDDRAALDAHKSHIAGISFSVAEGDAVYLPLAHRIGENAADQDAIWGWLKPNFFMNSAVTKIAHNLAFESAFLYAKGIVVQEPCYDTIAAAQLVYKNEKEFRSLGDCGLKTLVPEYFGEQLPSYTETVSGLHFDELDPQAERTVRYARSDSDYALRLYHLFNNWFDRFLPKHRFITEKIESPTAVYVGLMRYNGLPIDRPLMEQKGAEAEKKLADLRRDIAFIIGDVSIGANASTAAFKKYLFDRLKLPKVKQTEKERDALDDEALILLKEYCEKNRPELVRLFELVQEYRRWGKIKSTYIDGYLKYVNTATGRIHPDLLPLATETGRFASKNPNCQNMPRAGADDIGVRNFITAPEGKLLLSLDFSQIELRVGAFYCKDEKMLETYRSGGDIHAQTTSVIYKIPLEQAKDKNAPEYKERRTIAKNCNFGTFFGLYPKGLQKTLKFKAGLDVSLDECDRIIRSLKSGYPRLSRWQEETKRRAEFRKYTETWLGRRRSLPGITSTNWNVKSFAQRVAMNTPIQGTAADILKLALGRIVRGLPERSWLCPLLQIHDELVFELPENQLKEAVLFIKTCMETQPFEAFSVPIVADAAAGKRFGELRELEGCL; this is encoded by the coding sequence TTGGAATACGGATGTATCCTCACGCTTGAAGACTTGCAAGCCTATCTTTCCGGCGCTTCCATCGCCGCCTTCGACTTTGAGACCGCGCCGGACGACGCATACCGAAGCGACGACCGCGCCGCGCTGGACGCGCACAAGTCGCATATCGCCGGCATCAGCTTTTCGGTGGCCGAGGGCGACGCCGTCTACCTGCCGCTGGCGCACCGCATTGGGGAGAACGCCGCCGATCAGGATGCTATCTGGGGCTGGCTGAAGCCGAACTTTTTCATGAATTCCGCCGTCACCAAAATCGCCCACAACCTGGCTTTCGAGAGCGCGTTCCTGTACGCCAAGGGAATTGTGGTTCAGGAACCCTGCTACGACACCATTGCGGCGGCGCAGCTGGTGTATAAAAACGAGAAGGAATTCCGCTCTCTCGGCGACTGCGGGCTGAAAACGCTGGTGCCGGAATACTTCGGCGAACAGCTGCCGTCCTATACCGAGACGGTCAGCGGCCTGCACTTCGACGAGCTCGACCCGCAGGCCGAGCGCACCGTCCGTTATGCTCGCTCGGACTCGGATTACGCCCTGCGGCTGTACCATCTGTTCAACAACTGGTTCGACCGGTTCCTGCCGAAGCACCGGTTTATCACGGAAAAAATCGAATCTCCCACCGCCGTCTATGTCGGACTGATGCGGTATAACGGGCTTCCCATCGACCGCCCGCTGATGGAGCAGAAAGGCGCGGAAGCCGAAAAGAAGCTGGCCGACCTGCGCCGGGACATCGCGTTCATCATCGGTGACGTTTCCATCGGCGCGAACGCCAGCACCGCCGCTTTCAAGAAGTACCTGTTCGACCGCCTGAAACTGCCGAAAGTGAAGCAGACGGAAAAGGAGCGGGACGCTCTGGACGATGAAGCCCTGATTCTGCTGAAAGAGTATTGTGAGAAGAACCGTCCGGAACTGGTGCGCCTGTTCGAACTGGTGCAGGAGTACCGCCGCTGGGGGAAAATCAAGTCCACTTACATAGACGGATATCTCAAATATGTGAATACGGCCACCGGACGCATCCATCCCGACCTGCTGCCGCTGGCCACCGAGACCGGGCGCTTCGCCTCGAAAAATCCGAACTGCCAGAACATGCCGAGGGCGGGCGCGGACGATATCGGCGTGCGCAATTTCATCACCGCGCCGGAGGGCAAACTCCTGCTGTCGCTGGACTTCTCGCAGATTGAGCTGCGCGTGGGCGCGTTCTACTGCAAGGATGAAAAAATGTTGGAAACCTACCGGTCCGGCGGGGATATCCACGCCCAGACCACCTCGGTCATTTACAAGATTCCGCTGGAGCAGGCCAAAGACAAAAACGCGCCGGAATACAAGGAGCGGCGCACCATCGCCAAGAACTGCAACTTCGGCACCTTTTTCGGCCTTTATCCGAAAGGCCTGCAGAAAACACTGAAATTCAAGGCTGGGCTGGATGTTTCACTCGACGAATGCGACCGGATCATTCGCAGCCTGAAGTCCGGATATCCGCGCCTTTCCCGCTGGCAGGAGGAGACGAAACGCCGGGCCGAGTTCCGCAAATACACCGAAACATGGCTCGGGCGGCGGCGCTCCCTGCCCGGCATCACGTCCACCAACTGGAACGTAAAATCTTTCGCCCAGCGCGTGGCCATGAACACGCCGATACAGGGCACGGCGGCGGACATTCTCAAACTCGCTCTCGGACGGATTGTCCGGGGCCTGCCCGAGCGTTCCTGGCTTTGTCCATTGCTTCAAATTCACGATGAACTGGTCTTTGAGCTGCCCGAAAATCAGCTGAAAGAGGCCGTACTTTTCATCAAAACCTGTATGGAAACACAGCCTTTCGAGGCCTTTTCGGTGCCGATTGTGGCGGATGCCGCCGCCGGAAAGCGCTTCGGCGAGCTGCGGGAACTGGAGGGATGCCTGTGA
- a CDS encoding helix-turn-helix domain-containing protein, which translates to MTIDEILKSIRKELNISQEQLARDLNVSFTTLNRWENNRSKPSRLAMMRIADYCKEKSVSEKTISMLERA; encoded by the coding sequence ATGACCATCGACGAAATATTGAAATCAATACGAAAAGAATTAAATATTTCACAAGAGCAGCTTGCCCGTGATTTAAATGTAAGCTTTACTACGCTGAACCGCTGGGAGAATAATCGCTCGAAACCGAGCCGTCTTGCCATGATGCGGATTGCCGACTACTGCAAAGAAAAAAGCGTTTCAGAAAAAACGATCTCCATGCTGGAACGCGCCTGA
- a CDS encoding DNA methyltransferase yields the protein MSDKKAMKQTKSKQRVADHGEVFTAEREVNAMLDLVKQETERIDSRFLEPACGNGNFLAEILRRKLAVVKSRYGKNTADYERYAVIAVTSIYGVDILPDNAQECRDRLFDIWNAEYTKQCKTDANDECREAVRFILKKNILCGDALTMEQANGTPIIFAEWSAVNGSLLKRRDFELAQMLADQTPNLQLDLFGASGSYEKDATGATVLKPIREFAPIHYRRVQENG from the coding sequence GTGAGCGATAAGAAAGCTATGAAACAGACCAAATCCAAGCAGCGTGTTGCCGATCACGGAGAAGTATTCACAGCCGAGCGCGAGGTAAACGCCATGCTTGACCTTGTGAAACAGGAGACGGAACGCATTGATTCTCGCTTTTTGGAGCCTGCCTGCGGCAATGGAAATTTCCTCGCCGAAATACTGCGGCGCAAGCTCGCCGTTGTGAAATCGCGATATGGGAAAAATACCGCCGATTATGAGCGTTACGCCGTGATTGCCGTTACAAGCATCTATGGTGTGGACATCCTGCCAGACAATGCGCAGGAATGCCGTGACCGCCTTTTTGATATATGGAACGCCGAATACACAAAGCAGTGTAAGACGGACGCCAATGACGAATGCCGCGAGGCTGTCCGTTTTATCCTAAAGAAAAACATTCTCTGCGGGGATGCCCTGACAATGGAGCAGGCCAATGGCACGCCGATCATTTTTGCAGAGTGGTCTGCCGTGAACGGTTCCTTACTGAAACGCCGCGATTTTGAACTTGCCCAGATGCTGGCTGACCAAACGCCAAATCTGCAGCTTGACCTGTTTGGAGCGTCCGGCAGTTACGAAAAAGATGCAACAGGGGCGACCGTTCTGAAACCGATACGCGAATTCGCCCCAATACATTATAGGAGAGTGCAGGAAAATGGCTGA
- a CDS encoding Eco57I restriction-modification methylase domain-containing protein, with protein sequence MADVYTNIYNPDVLSCLANLSNDEVFTPPEIVNQMLDMLPQELFSDPSATFLDPACKSGVFLREIAKRLLVGLAKQIPDRQARIDHIFHKQLFGIAITEITSLLSRRSVYCSKYPNGKYSVTHFDNPEGNIQFKKIKHIWRNSKCVFCGANQSEYDRNESLETHAYEFIHTTHPERIFNMKFDVIIGNPPYQLSDGGAQKSASPLYHKFIQQAKKLKPRYLSMIVPARWYTGGKGLDEFRNEMLTDQHLIEIHDFPETSDCFPGVNIRGGICYFLWSRDSKGDCHITNYKGGKVLDESTRPLLEPSAEVFIRYNRAISILHKVRAFNEKTMDSFVSARKPFGLATNYDGFSPVRTADKDILLYRFGENGYVSDSDIEKNHSWVDGFKVFEPYASPGSDDYPHLVLSQPIIGVPRTACSETYLVIGMFNTEKTANNVALYMKTQFFRFMLMLLKSTQHITQKIYSYVPIQDFNQVWTDEKLYAKYDITKDEQDFIDTLVKPVAWNFGSADDD encoded by the coding sequence ATGGCTGACGTTTATACGAATATATATAATCCCGATGTGCTTTCCTGCCTTGCGAATCTAAGCAACGATGAAGTGTTCACACCGCCGGAAATTGTCAATCAAATGCTGGACATGCTTCCTCAGGAGCTTTTCAGCGACCCTTCCGCCACGTTCCTCGATCCGGCGTGTAAATCCGGCGTATTCCTGCGTGAAATCGCCAAGCGCCTGCTTGTGGGGCTTGCAAAGCAAATTCCTGACCGGCAAGCGAGAATTGACCACATCTTCCATAAACAGCTTTTCGGGATTGCCATCACCGAGATAACCTCGCTGCTGTCGCGCCGGAGTGTTTATTGCTCCAAGTATCCGAACGGAAAGTACAGCGTTACGCATTTTGATAATCCAGAGGGGAACATTCAGTTCAAGAAAATAAAACACATATGGCGGAACAGTAAATGCGTATTTTGCGGTGCAAACCAAAGCGAATATGACCGTAACGAGAGCCTTGAAACGCACGCTTATGAGTTTATTCACACAACACACCCGGAGAGGATCTTTAATATGAAGTTTGATGTGATTATCGGCAACCCGCCATATCAGTTGAGCGATGGGGGAGCGCAAAAAAGTGCAAGCCCTTTGTACCATAAGTTCATACAGCAAGCAAAAAAACTTAAGCCTCGTTACTTGTCAATGATTGTTCCTGCGCGTTGGTATACTGGAGGGAAAGGCCTTGATGAGTTCAGAAATGAAATGCTTACCGATCAACACTTAATTGAAATACATGATTTCCCTGAAACATCTGATTGCTTTCCTGGTGTGAATATTAGAGGCGGGATTTGCTATTTCCTATGGAGCCGTGATTCGAAAGGTGATTGCCATATAACCAATTATAAAGGCGGCAAAGTACTTGACGAAAGTACTAGACCTTTGCTTGAGCCTTCTGCTGAAGTTTTTATTCGCTATAACCGAGCCATTAGCATCCTACATAAGGTTCGTGCTTTTAACGAGAAGACTATGGACAGTTTTGTGTCGGCAAGAAAGCCATTCGGGCTTGCGACAAATTACGATGGTTTTTCACCTGTTAGAACTGCGGATAAAGATATCCTGCTATATAGATTTGGAGAAAATGGGTATGTATCCGATTCGGACATTGAAAAAAATCATTCTTGGGTTGATGGATTTAAGGTCTTTGAACCATATGCAAGTCCAGGTAGCGATGATTATCCTCACTTAGTCTTGTCTCAACCGATAATCGGTGTCCCCCGTACGGCTTGCTCTGAGACATATTTAGTGATAGGTATGTTTAACACGGAAAAAACAGCTAATAATGTTGCATTATATATGAAAACACAGTTTTTTCGCTTTATGCTAATGCTATTAAAAAGCACACAACATATAACTCAAAAAATATATAGCTATGTTCCTATTCAAGATTTCAACCAAGTTTGGACTGACGAAAAACTGTATGCAAAATATGATATAACCAAAGATGAACAAGATTTTATCGATACGTTAGTCAAACCTGTGGCTTGGAATTTTGGGAGTGCTGACGATGATTAA
- a CDS encoding HEPN domain-containing protein — translation MINFVEEWYKKGCKEKESVFRFVSYFIAFNYLYASTRHTVQNRSGKERDEDEWKTIQRFSIEKIAPYYIDDTPFAILDDKSEFYKKPVKAVNSGKIKDYIKHVEFKEKHIDQLFLAIYQVRCNLFHGSKVMVSPRDQSLVADGAKVLEDFMKRWLHKSGGGADA, via the coding sequence ATGATTAATTTTGTTGAGGAGTGGTACAAAAAAGGATGCAAGGAAAAGGAGTCTGTGTTTAGGTTCGTTTCTTATTTTATTGCGTTTAACTACTTATATGCTTCGACACGCCATACCGTTCAGAATCGGAGTGGAAAAGAGAGAGATGAGGATGAATGGAAAACAATTCAAAGGTTTTCCATTGAAAAAATTGCTCCGTACTATATTGACGACACCCCTTTTGCCATATTGGATGATAAGTCCGAATTCTATAAAAAGCCCGTCAAAGCCGTTAATTCCGGCAAAATAAAAGACTATATTAAGCATGTCGAATTCAAAGAAAAACATATCGATCAACTTTTTCTGGCTATCTACCAAGTTCGTTGCAACCTATTCCATGGCTCCAAAGTGATGGTCAGTCCGCGTGATCAGTCGCTTGTAGCTGATGGTGCGAAAGTGCTCGAGGATTTTATGAAGAGATGGCTTCATAAGAGTGGTGGTGGTGCTGATGCCTAA
- a CDS encoding GIY-YIG nuclease family protein, with product MIYAYEDSNPEYRGLLKVGYTTVDVGHRVAQQYPTKRPDGKVPYRIVWQDSAMYSDGGTFTDHDIHRVLKRRGIQSVGGEWFRCTIRELEAAYIAVRDKTENIENRTQTFSMRPEQREAVDKTIEYFKSAEKEGRTRTAKFLWNAKMRFGKTFAAYQLAKKMGLKKILVLTFKPAVQSAWEEDLMTHVDFEGWQFISRTSELTYETADLSRPIVCFGSFQDYLGTNENGGIKAKNEWVHATNWDLVIFDEYHFGAWRENAKKLFESEDEDVYESLDTETYAQEEAGNAINETFLPITTSRYLYLSGTPFRAINSGEFIEDQIYNWTYSDEQRAKENWGDAPGNPYLSLPRMVLMTYKIPDSIRQIAQQGEFDEFDLNVFFSAEGRGENAKFKFEEYVQKWLDLIRGAYLGTTTDDLKLGAKKPEMPYSNSRLLSILTHTLWFLPNVASCFAMKNLLEKRNNSFFSDYKVTVCAGPSAGMGADALKPVLRSMGDPLKTKTITLTCGKLTTGVTVRPWTGIFMLRNLSSPETYFQAAFRVQSPWEIDLGAGKKEIMKRECYVFDFALDRALREISDYSCRLDINEGNPEKKVAEFINFLPVLAYDGSTMKRLNETDILDIALAGTSATLLARRWESALLVNVDNDTLARLMASEDAMKALMSIEGFRSLNTEINDIIIASEKVKKAKAKGEKLTPKEKKELSDEEKEYKSKRKLIQEKLIKFATRIPIFMYLTDFREYSLRDVITQLEPGLFKRVTGLDVKDFELLVSLGVFNGALMNDAVYKFKRYEDSSLNYTGVDKHEGEAVGGYDTVLTREEYDRLFGSQQISLTSLNQAFEDVPDLPDADDADYSDDEDEDSDDSTPPKSTEKQPEREKSIIQSHPAAPTGRPQVVPTFHSVSAPTAQASAKPKVDISGVKIGSSVSHKAFGEGTVLKIVGDKITVAFGKAEKTFLFPQAFEQGFLTKR from the coding sequence ATGATTTATGCCTACGAGGATTCGAACCCCGAATACCGTGGGCTCTTGAAGGTTGGCTACACCACGGTGGACGTGGGTCACCGTGTGGCGCAGCAGTATCCCACCAAACGCCCGGATGGAAAGGTCCCTTACCGCATTGTGTGGCAGGACTCGGCGATGTACTCCGACGGCGGCACTTTCACCGACCATGATATTCACCGCGTACTGAAGCGGCGCGGCATTCAAAGTGTGGGCGGCGAGTGGTTTCGCTGCACCATCCGTGAGCTTGAGGCGGCATATATCGCCGTGCGCGACAAGACCGAGAATATAGAAAACCGCACACAGACCTTTTCCATGCGCCCGGAGCAAAGGGAAGCGGTGGACAAGACTATCGAGTATTTTAAGTCGGCTGAAAAAGAAGGGCGCACTCGTACTGCAAAATTTCTGTGGAACGCCAAGATGCGCTTTGGGAAAACCTTTGCCGCCTATCAGCTTGCAAAAAAGATGGGCTTAAAGAAAATATTGGTGCTGACCTTTAAGCCCGCCGTGCAGAGCGCATGGGAAGAAGATTTGATGACCCACGTCGATTTTGAAGGATGGCAGTTCATTTCCCGGACATCAGAACTGACTTATGAAACCGCAGATTTGTCGCGCCCGATCGTGTGCTTCGGCTCATTTCAGGACTATCTTGGGACAAACGAGAACGGCGGGATCAAAGCGAAGAACGAATGGGTTCATGCAACAAACTGGGATTTGGTTATCTTCGATGAATATCATTTCGGCGCATGGCGCGAGAACGCAAAGAAGCTCTTTGAATCGGAAGACGAGGATGTTTATGAATCGCTCGATACAGAAACGTATGCACAGGAAGAGGCTGGAAACGCCATCAATGAAACCTTTCTGCCTATCACGACCTCACGATACCTGTATCTTTCCGGCACTCCGTTCCGAGCGATCAACTCCGGGGAATTTATAGAAGATCAGATATACAACTGGACCTATTCCGATGAGCAGCGCGCAAAGGAGAACTGGGGCGACGCCCCCGGCAATCCCTATTTGTCGTTGCCGAGAATGGTTCTGATGACCTATAAAATTCCGGACAGCATTCGGCAGATCGCCCAGCAGGGGGAATTTGACGAGTTTGATCTGAACGTGTTTTTCTCTGCCGAGGGGCGCGGAGAAAACGCCAAGTTCAAATTTGAAGAATATGTTCAGAAATGGCTCGACCTGATTCGCGGCGCATATCTGGGCACCACGACCGACGACTTGAAACTTGGCGCGAAAAAACCGGAAATGCCCTACTCCAACAGCCGGCTTCTCTCAATACTGACGCACACGCTCTGGTTTCTGCCGAATGTCGCCTCCTGCTTTGCCATGAAGAATCTTCTGGAAAAGCGTAATAACAGCTTTTTTAGCGATTATAAAGTAACGGTCTGCGCCGGGCCGAGCGCGGGGATGGGCGCGGACGCCTTGAAACCGGTTTTGCGTTCTATGGGCGATCCGCTTAAAACAAAGACCATCACGCTCACTTGCGGCAAGCTGACCACCGGCGTCACCGTCAGGCCATGGACGGGCATCTTCATGCTGCGTAACCTTTCCAGCCCGGAAACTTATTTCCAAGCGGCGTTCCGCGTGCAAAGTCCATGGGAGATTGACCTCGGTGCGGGAAAAAAGGAAATTATGAAGCGTGAATGCTATGTTTTTGACTTTGCGCTTGACCGTGCGTTGCGAGAGATTTCCGATTATAGCTGCCGATTGGATATCAACGAGGGCAATCCGGAAAAGAAAGTGGCGGAGTTTATCAATTTTCTGCCTGTTCTGGCGTACGACGGCAGCACGATGAAGCGTCTGAACGAAACCGATATTCTGGACATTGCCCTTGCCGGAACATCCGCGACACTCCTCGCTCGGCGTTGGGAGAGCGCGCTTCTCGTCAATGTGGACAACGATACCCTCGCTCGGCTTATGGCAAGCGAAGACGCTATGAAAGCCTTGATGAGTATCGAAGGATTCCGCAGCCTGAACACGGAAATTAACGATATTATCATCGCTTCCGAAAAAGTCAAAAAGGCCAAGGCGAAGGGTGAAAAACTCACGCCCAAGGAGAAAAAGGAACTCTCCGACGAAGAAAAGGAATACAAGTCCAAGCGCAAGCTGATTCAGGAAAAACTGATCAAATTCGCCACACGCATTCCCATCTTTATGTATCTGACGGATTTCCGCGAATACAGCCTGCGTGATGTCATCACGCAGTTGGAACCGGGGCTGTTCAAGCGTGTGACCGGTTTGGATGTAAAAGATTTCGAGTTGCTTGTTTCACTTGGCGTTTTCAATGGAGCTTTGATGAACGACGCCGTCTATAAATTCAAACGCTATGAAGATTCCAGCCTCAACTACACGGGTGTTGATAAGCACGAAGGTGAAGCCGTTGGCGGATATGACACGGTTCTTACTCGTGAGGAGTATGATCGGTTATTTGGCTCTCAACAAATTTCCTTAACTTCGCTGAACCAGGCATTTGAAGATGTTCCTGATTTGCCCGATGCTGACGATGCCGATTATTCCGATGATGAGGATGAGGATAGCGACGACTCCACGCCGCCCAAATCTACGGAAAAGCAACCCGAACGGGAAAAATCAATAATACAGAGTCATCCGGCGGCTCCGACAGGTAGGCCGCAAGTAGTGCCAACATTTCATTCCGTTTCGGCCCCTACGGCACAGGCCTCCGCAAAGCCTAAGGTTGATATCTCGGGCGTAAAAATCGGTTCATCGGTATCCCACAAGGCATTCGGTGAAGGTACTGTGCTGAAAATCGTGGGTGATAAGATAACGGTTGCTTTTGGAAAGGCCGAGAAAACATTCTTATTTCCACAGGCGTTTGAACAAGGCTTTTTGACGAAACGGTAA